In Gigantopelta aegis isolate Gae_Host chromosome 2, Gae_host_genome, whole genome shotgun sequence, the sequence CCTCCAAGAACAATCTGTTCCAAGCACTGGTGCTGACATCTGGTGTCAGACCCATCTCTTCCAGGGTCTTGTTAATGGCGTTGTCAACGATCGCTTTGGCTGTGTGCTGACTCTGCCATCGAGACAGAAACGTTTCCTCCTCCTCCTGAGGATTTAAAACATCTAAATTTGACTCTGGAGAATCCTGCCCAGCACTATCTGGCAGCTCACTGGCTGTTACATGATCAGTAGAATTTGCTGTAGAATTGTTGGTTGACAAGACATCACTCGTGGTGACGGGTGACAGATGAGGACTTGCACGATGGGTTTTCATGGGAATGGTGGCTGTGTTATCTTCTGATAGGTTCTCCTGTCTGCTGTTGGTGTGTACCATGTTCAACAGATTCAGTTTTCTAGCCTGAATATCCACCTTTGTTTGAATTAAGTCCATGAAGTTTGTATTGGAAGACTCTAATGCTAAAATGTCTTGAGCTTTGTCACATGGACTATTCACATTTCTGTGTGCTTCCACTGAAATACTGCCTGTAGAAGTTCCTGGTTCAAGAATTTCATAACAACTATTACCAAGACTGCCACAACTCGAGACATCTCCTGTTTTTAGAACTGAATTACCAGAAAATGTCTCTATTTTGGATGACACAGGTTTAGTTGTTTTTCCCTCACAGGACTGTTCCATATGTAAGCAACTAGAAGAACTGCACCCTGTGATTACAGATGAACAAGAATTGtctttggttttatttaacggaaCAATCATGTGGGACTCGGTAGAAGTGATCACAGTTTGTTTGTGACCATCCTGCACCATTTCTTGACTTATTCCTTGTGATTTTGAGATGAGCCGTGTTGCTGAGATGTCTACTGAGCAACCTGAAAGATTGTAACCAACAACAGAGCATCCATGTGTTACCTCGTTACTTCTTATAGAAATGGTGGAAAGATCCTCTTCACAATCTTTTGTACCATGTGTCACAGCTTGCTTCATAAAAGACTCTGCCtgcatattattttcatttaggCCTTCTTGACCTGCCACATCCGATGGGCATGCTGAAACAGTTTGTGCTGGAAAACCTCTAAAACCATCTGTGCTATCACAGGAGTTTGCTGCATCATTTTCAGGTGATGAATTTAGCTGTGCATCATTCTCCTGTGATGACTTTAGCTGTGCATCATTCTCCTGTGATGACTTTAGCTGTGCATCATTTTCCTGTGAGGACTTTAGCTGTGCATCATTTTCTTTCAGCCTCTTCTGTCCTTTGACCTGCCACTGATACCTCGCCTTCTTCAAGGGAGGTCCTACATGTGCATCAGGGTCACAATTGGACATTTTGCCTTCCATCCCAGTGACAGTTAAACAGGTTCCTTTTAGCAGAAAGTCTTTCCCAGTATGAATGGTAGAATGTTTAACCAGTGGATTTATCCATctgcaattaaaacaaaatgaaaatttataaaAACTGATAACTGGGTTCggttatattatacatatacattgtatgtacagatctctgagaattgaaaatctgcttgaccaggggacaatatttcaaaatcttaggtaaccggaatgtcagttcacgtgagttttacttaggtaaccgattgttaaGTCACGTGAATATAGTTATCGTAACCTAtaagttaggcctacctaatcctaaaacacctgaactacggttctgtgctacatggTGGTTCGAATGtagttaaaaacaaactgattttctctttcattactgatatatggtactttaaattttagaatgtaatagTTCACCAGGTAACCGATTGGCAGTTctcatgattttaaagttgcgtaaccgacacacgaacagaacaacggttctcgtgaaatattgtgccctgcttgacccatttatcggttaagCAGAAATAATCCAAGTAACCCATTacctttttgcataacccgttatatccaagtaaatagTGAGCTCCAAATTTCATgtgaacaaaaaaataggttatgcaaaattagatttgtgcgAGCAACGTGTGAATAAACAACCATTCTTGCAATCTTCAGAGGCCTGAATTGTTCATGAGGGGTTCATGTACATACAACAATGTACATGTCGGCActggaagaaggaaatgttttatttaatgatgcactcaacacattttatttatggttatagggcgtcagacatatggttaaggaccacacatatattgagagaggaaacctgctgtcaccatcatgggctactcttttcgattagcagcaagggatcttttatatgcaccatcccatagacaggatagtacataccatggcctttgttacacaagttgttgtggagcactggctggaacgagaaatagcccaatgggtccacccacggggatcgattctagaccgtgcatcaagcgaacgctttaccactggctataTCCTGCCCCTCAGCAACTAGGAAGAGGGAGTTATTAAGTCACATTTCAACAGTGGTGGGGAGTGGGAATGCAGTGCATATTCTGGGTACTTCAGTTTTTGATTAGTTGggttatggtggtggtggtggtggtgggtacTCAATAGGTGCAGCACTATACTTAAGGTACATTGGGTAATAAATCAACACCACTTAGttgacacattttttttttttgccatccCCACCAGTGTCCCACTACATGTAGTGATGGAAATGGGTTGGAATTTTCTATTAAACAATCGATTAAAATTACCGGTACATTCATGAACATAATAAACACTGCACCTACATAcacgtgtatatgtatgtatattgccATGTTCACTTGGATAATAGACCCTACAAATCACTAAGTTTACCTTcaatatctatttaatataatttttctttaaaggcatactgtcacagatttaaggaccttatttctctaaaaatggataataaatagaaattacattaattgttggaaaccaaatctagctattgcatcactgtaactgaaccatgatggagtgaaatccatgtcaaccctctcggcaattttagtttttgaattatggaccattgccgtaatttaattatttttacaaaatatcattaataaatggagtatggtggttataaagatggttgaataaagtacatttagggacaaatcaaattatttttgctcaggcaatactttgttagaccattaaataggtcagtggtctgtgacaatatgcctttaaatacacatgtatgaaaAGAAACACCAAACCCAACTTATTTACATCAAATCCATCATCTGTTTAAAACTGAAGGAAcaattacaattaaaatttcCCCACACAATTGATTATGGGTTTTTATTTAATCAATCATCACATCGATAGAGCCAAACCggccaatttttaaaattataatcaatcattggaGCATCAATGCagcagtgttcaaaataagcacttatCTGTTTGTCCTGGCTAGTGTTAATCTGCTGGGACAAGCAGAATGAACCTTTGTGGTTGTCCAGTGAACAAGTACAAGATTAAAATGCTGTTTCATTTGAAGCAATCCAAAACACTGTCCTTGCTCTTGAATAAAGCTAAcaacttatttggacaagtaaaacTATTGATAGACAAATAGATGTACTTGactggtggactagtgaaacattctgcttatttcaATCACTGCTACAGTACCCACAACTATacataaaaaagaagtttgttttgtttaatgacaccactagagcacattgattaattaatcattggttattagatgttaaacatttggtaattctgacacgtagtcatcagaggaaacctgctacgctacatttttccattagcagcatcaGGGATCTTTCCCTTTcccagacagaaaagcacataccacagcctttgaccagtagtggtgcactggttggaacaggaaaaaccccagttagttgaatggattcacctaggtggttcaatcctgcaatgcaagcatgtcaagtgagcactcaatctaaatcctgccccaagAGAGAAAGACAGGCAAAGAGAGGTGGGGGAGATGAAGGGTGGGTGAAAGCATGATATTGAGTGAGGAGAGAAAGATAAACTGAGagtgagaaaggaaaggaaaaaaagatTGAGAGTGGGGAAGGAAGGGAATGAGAAAAGCATGGGATtggtgaagggggggggggggggggggggggtgcggaaTAGGGGAAAACAAGTGTAgaagagagaatgagagaggcATGTTATAGTTGTAGATTTCAAAGAGAGACTGACAGACAAATATACAGTCAAAGATCACCGACATGTAAGTTACCCGCGTGAAGTGACATCAGGGAACTTAAAGaccatcaaattaaaaaaaaaaaaaactgccaTTGCTATGATTGCCGAATGCAACATTTTACGAACAAAAAGATAAGGACGTGCTAAGTTAGCTTAGCTATCATGCTGCTATGGTAAATATAACTGGCAGACAAAATAAGCAGTGTTGGTAGGTCATAAGTATTCGCCAAAAACCTGGGGAGAGGAGCAGATCGTACACATGgagttttttaaacataaaatacaaaccTTACTTCGACTCTCGAGCATAAAACCAAGTCTGGCAGGTGTGATCCGACTTTTATAAAAACCACGAAAATAATCAATACAATAGACTGAAAtaagtgtttattatttttagacttGTGAACCAAAATATAGCGTATATCAAgatgtgttttaatattttttcaatggtttctaaaataataatgctttaatttataaacattatgtCGTGACTCGAACGAGAATTGAACTGCGGCCATATTTTGGATTTGTATGTCTTCGCGACCGAAACGATGCAAATATATTTAAGGACTATTAAAACGAAGTTTGCGTCATGAGCGAACTGAGCTATCAGGCTATCCGAA encodes:
- the LOC121381926 gene encoding uncharacterized protein LOC121381926, yielding MEGKMSNCDPDAHVGPPLKKARYQWQVKGQKRLKENDAQLKSSQENDAQLKSSQENDAQLKSSQENDAQLNSSPENDAANSCDSTDGFRGFPAQTVSACPSDVAGQEGLNENNMQAESFMKQAVTHGTKDCEEDLSTISIRSNEVTHGCSVVGYNLSGCSVDISATRLISKSQGISQEMVQDGHKQTVITSTESHMIVPLNKTKDNSCSSVITGCSSSSCLHMEQSCEGKTTKPVSSKIETFSGNSVLKTGDVSSCGSLGNSCYEILEPGTSTGSISVEAHRNVNSPCDKAQDILALESSNTNFMDLIQTKVDIQARKLNLLNMVHTNSRQENLSEDNTATIPMKTHRASPHLSPVTTSDVLSTNNSTANSTDHVTASELPDSAGQDSPESNLDVLNPQEEEETFLSRWQSQHTAKAIVDNAINKTLEEMGLTPDVSTSAWNRLFLEDEGISEAIRFRGLWLRENSLLSGRIHPLISQITGASEQVFEQTLDNAATQLLRPVVRETAERNSSPDEGHHTQAVDSDSLPQIVHSSLVSQKRNLDTTSEVVKLEPSPANPEELDLIDSSDVCEQTACGSDSDGHVEDICSDDPSEPATSAADDVLQFALNAAITSKGLSIRSDQSL